The Styela clava chromosome 2, kaStyClav1.hap1.2, whole genome shotgun sequence genome contains a region encoding:
- the LOC120336326 gene encoding uncharacterized protein LOC120336326: MAVIDSESGDSTSVSIQQNVNDRDASKKVKIDGSQTRWIIITLVMYYFLAEGFTKTCFGQVNNIVARFFDVSLEYVDWLTLAPAASSAVSLFFMTWMAASGLVGLRRWCLTSAGFITLSFAFTVTGVLGRHLFPLAVLGQILAGTVHAINFSLAPLMASSWFPEKEQPTAIALTYAGLNAGNIVGLLIPANVVPKTNDTNGTRMSLTIDGEIEWDEKISMALTAIFSSFLAASLVFGFFSFLFIFDAPSPMQLPDNQTVVEEERYQMRKKKRKESAFQIRINKARSATKGTIAVWVQSSKNLLTMRKFMVLAIPYGILMPLCLIWFVLMSDMLRSTRFETVIFLDISAENISTSNALFKTSSNVMAGYAVSLYCVGGLISGAFTGKVAQLFNFHYARISCGATWGVVMASVGIFVGFSVGSIECIFVFTLIFGLFVPVAATALVALVIERVTSEDRLTVGTWLAIFSSANASLLPLFGRIFFENFGPSSICIFQITLATVLAIFLIFVGRFLQ, from the exons ATGGCGGTAATTGATTCTGAAAGTGGTGATTCAACCTCAGTTTCAATTCAACAAAATGTAAACGATAGAGATGCGTCCAAGAAAGTTAAAATAGACGGATCTCAAACTCGATGGATCATCATTACATTGGTAATGTATTACTTCCTGGCAGAAGGATTCACAAAAACATGTTTTGGACAAGTGAACAACATTGTGGCAAGATTTTTCGATGTTAGTTTGGAGTATGTGGATTGGCTGACGCTGGCTCCGGCTGCTTCCAGTGCAGTATCGTTATTTTTTATGACTTGGATGGCAGCTTCTGGATTAGTGGGACTTCGAAGATGGTGTCTCACTTCTGCTGGGTTCATCACGTTGTCGTTTGCTTTCACAGTGACAGGAGTTCTCGGAAG GCACTTATTTCCATTGGCTGTGCTCGGGCAAATTCTAGCTGGAACAGTTCATGCCATCAATTTTTCACTGGCGCCCTTAATGGCTTCAAGTTGGTTTCCTGAGAAAGAGCAACCGACAGCAATTGCGTTAACTTACGCAGGACTGAACGCTGGAAATATAGTAGGATTGTTGATTCCGGCAAACGTTGTACCAAAAACAAATGACACGAATGGTACGAGGATGTCGCTAACTATTGACGGCGAAATCGAGTGGGATGAAAAAATTTCGATGGCCCTGACAGCAATATTTTCGTCATTTCTGGCAGCATCGCTTGTATTTGGATTTTTTTCgtttctttttatatttgatgCTCCAAGTCCAATGCAGTTACCTGATAATCAGACAGTAGTGGAAGAAGAAAGATATCAAATGCGCAAAAAGAAGAGAAAGGAGTCAGCTTTTCAAATCCGGATCAATAAAGCAAGGAGTGCTACAAAAGGCACAATCGCGGTTTGGGTTCAGTCATCGAAAAACCTCCTGACAATGAGGAAATTCATGGTATTAGCGATACCATACGGTATTTTAATGCCGCTGTGTTTGATATGGTTTGTTCTCATGTCAGATATGCTTCGTTCAACTCGTTTTGAAACTGTGATATTTTTAGACATTTCAGCAGAAAACATTTCAACATCGAACGCTCTTTTTAAAACATCATCAAATGTAATGGCCGGTTATGCCGTGTCATTGTATTGCGTTGGCGGACTAATCTCCGGAGCATTTACGGGAAAAGTTGCAcaacttttcaattttcattatgcTAGAATATCTTGCGGTGCCACTTGGGGCGTTGTTATGGCTTCGGTGGGAATATTTGTTGGCTTTTCAGTAGGTTCTATCGAATGTATATTTGTATTTACATTAATTTTTGGCCTGTTCGTGCCAGTGGCGGCTACGGCTCTAGTTGCTTTAGTCATAGAACGCGTAACAAGTGAAGACCGTCTAACGGTTGGTACATGGCTTGCGATATTTTCGTCAGCAAACGCGTCACTCCTTCCGTTATTTGGAagaatatttttcgaaaattttggCCCTAGttcaatttgtatttttcaaataactcTTGCAACAGTTCTagccatttttcttatttttgttggTCGCTTTCTACAATAA